The Cyprinus carpio isolate SPL01 chromosome A19, ASM1834038v1, whole genome shotgun sequence genome has a segment encoding these proteins:
- the LOC109060883 gene encoding thyrotropin-releasing hormone receptor-like: MENFTVFNETLETWTDRSVEYKATSVLIVFLICALGIVGNVMVILVVLTTKHMRTPTNGYLVSLAVADLMVLIAAGLPSIADSLFGSWIFGHAGCLCITYFQYLGINASSCSITAFTIERYIAICHPIKAQFLCTLSRAKKIIFGVWIFTSLYCVMWFYLSDIQQVLYRDVTIITCAYKVSRNLYLPIYFFDFAIFFVLPLTLATVLYGLIARILFLNPLPSDPKEDKNGQDNFSKAPKSKIKNSSRCSSTTAASRRQVTKMLAVVVILFAVLWMPYRTLVVVNSFLQEAYLDTWFLLFCRTCVYLNSAINPLIYNAMSQKFRAAFKRLCRCGRNAQANKAAYSVALTYSVAKETSTVESTGHFSTEIDDLTPTDELFPDKKLLYPADCDFRKETFSQA, encoded by the exons ATGGAGAACTTCACAGTATTCAACGAGACTCTGGAAACTTGGACTGACCGCAGTGTCGAATACAAGGCGACCAGCGTCCTCATAGTTTTCCTCATATGCGCTCTCGGGATAGTTGGAAACGTGATGGTCATTCTGGTGGTTCTCACCACCAAACATATGCGGACCCCGACCAATGGCTATCTGGTTAGTTTGGCTGTCGCAGACCTGATGGTGTTGATCGCAGCTGGTCTGCCGAGCATAGCGGACAGCTTGTTCGGTTCATGGATTTTTGGGCACGCGGGATGCTTGTGCATCACATACTTTCAGTACCTAGGAATCAACGCATCATCGTGCTCCATAACAGCGTTCACTATAGAGCGATACATCGCCATATGTCACCCGATCAAAGCGCAGTTTTTATGCACGCTCTCGCGCGCGAAGAAGATTATTTTTGGAGTTTGGATTTTCACATCGCTTTACTGCGTAATGTGGTTTTACCTATCCGATATCCAACAGGTGCTCTACAGAGATGTCACTATAATAACGTGCGCTTACAAAGTGTCCAGAAACCTTTACCTGCCCATATATTTTTTCGATTTTGCCATATTTTTTGTTCTCCCACTTACTCTCGCTACTGTCCTGTACGGCCTCATTGCGAGAATCTTGTTTCTTAATCCTCTCCCGTCGGACCCCAAGGAGGACAAGAACGGGCAAGACAACTTCTCCAAAGCCCCAAAGAGCAAGATAAAGAATTCCAGCCGCTGCTCCAGCACGACTGCAGCATCCAGAAGACAG GTTACAAAAATGCTGGCAGTGGTGGTCATTCTGTTCGCTGTGCTTTGGATGCCGTACCGCACTCTGGTGGTAGTGAACTCCTTCCTGCAAGAGGCCTACTTGGATACCTGGTTTCTGCTGTTCTGCCGCACATGTGTCTACCTCAACAGTGCCATTAACCCTCTAATCTACAACGCTATGTCTCAAAAGTTCCGCGCTGCCTTCAAAAGGCTCTGCCGCTGTGGACGCAATGCCCAGGCGAACAAGGCAGCCTATAGTGTGGCACTAACTTACAGTGTTGCCAAGGAAACATCAACGGTAGAAAGCACAGGGCATTTTTCAACAGAGATAGATGATTTGACACCAACAGACGAGCTGTTTCCTGATAAGAAGCTTCTGTATCCAGCGGACTGTGACTTTAGGAAGGAGACTTTCAGTCAGGCCTGA